From one Methermicoccus shengliensis DSM 18856 genomic stretch:
- a CDS encoding phosphoadenosine phosphosulfate reductase domain-containing protein, which translates to MKKRRKRGRPELGKNHLHWCEHCGVPVLDKVCGICGGATRQIGLTPPYDVRPAFETDIRRINECTQRQFGCEILSPHEPVVLSKVPYVDRMDEVIARGCVLGSMRFELEGMRWVFLPRLEAARAMEPSRGVVEVDKGAMESICSGGSVLAPGVLSVSPEVRAGDEVVVYCGDTPIACGRARMDAGHMRGGRGVAVKVRWRRGGVPLEAVHFGSERELRGALVRANSHVMSAFREEALAFIQRMVEHSSLPITVSYSGGKDSLAVLLLCLEVLDRVDVLFANTGLEFPETLENVHEVVDTYGLRLVESNAEDAFWQSLSTFGPPSVDMRWCCKVCKLGPLARLIAEHYPEGCLSFIGQRRYESEARARSGRVWKNPWVINQVGASPIQHWTAMHVWLYLFSKNAPYNPLYEVGYDRIGCWMCPSSSVADLHSLKHTHPQLSRRWEEALLHYSNTHGLSDMWAMLGLWRWSEPPQELAQLAHNLGIETRPTPSSTTLEFSMTSGGRTCTGGISAEGRFSSGLDIPMLAESGQLRPLGRTVCTEEVVIVHGKRATVHIYASGAVVARAKDEKDAKRALELAEKLIRRAYACTGCGVCIPYCPVGAISIEKRAMTSEECTSCGRCLVACPAIRYDPLSISEV; encoded by the coding sequence TGTGAGCACTGTGGCGTGCCCGTGCTGGATAAGGTATGCGGAATATGTGGCGGCGCCACGAGGCAGATAGGGCTAACGCCTCCATACGACGTCAGGCCCGCCTTCGAAACCGACATACGCCGCATCAACGAGTGCACCCAGAGACAGTTTGGATGCGAAATTCTGAGTCCCCATGAGCCAGTGGTGCTCTCCAAGGTGCCCTACGTGGACAGAATGGACGAGGTGATAGCGCGTGGATGTGTGCTGGGCTCGATGAGATTCGAGCTCGAGGGGATGAGGTGGGTATTCCTTCCGAGGCTGGAGGCTGCCAGAGCTATGGAGCCCAGCCGGGGGGTGGTTGAGGTGGATAAGGGAGCGATGGAGTCCATATGCTCGGGGGGAAGTGTGCTCGCCCCCGGTGTGCTCTCCGTGAGCCCGGAGGTCAGGGCAGGGGACGAGGTGGTGGTGTACTGTGGCGATACACCCATCGCGTGCGGCAGGGCGAGGATGGATGCAGGGCACATGCGAGGTGGCAGGGGTGTTGCGGTAAAGGTCAGGTGGCGAAGGGGTGGGGTGCCCCTCGAGGCTGTGCACTTCGGCAGCGAGCGCGAGCTCAGAGGGGCGCTCGTGAGAGCAAACTCTCACGTGATGAGTGCATTTCGGGAGGAGGCACTGGCGTTCATCCAGAGGATGGTCGAGCACTCGTCTCTACCCATCACGGTATCCTACTCTGGAGGAAAGGACAGCCTTGCAGTGCTGCTGCTGTGCCTTGAGGTGCTGGACAGGGTGGATGTGCTGTTTGCCAACACGGGCCTCGAGTTTCCCGAGACCCTCGAAAACGTGCATGAGGTGGTGGATACCTATGGCTTAAGGCTCGTGGAAAGCAACGCAGAAGACGCATTCTGGCAGTCCCTGTCAACGTTTGGCCCCCCTTCGGTGGACATGAGGTGGTGCTGCAAGGTGTGCAAGCTTGGACCGCTGGCAAGGCTGATAGCAGAGCACTATCCAGAGGGATGCCTCTCCTTCATCGGACAGCGAAGATATGAGTCCGAGGCGAGGGCGAGGAGTGGCAGGGTGTGGAAGAATCCATGGGTCATCAATCAGGTGGGCGCATCGCCGATACAGCACTGGACGGCAATGCACGTATGGCTCTATCTTTTCTCCAAGAACGCCCCATACAACCCTCTCTACGAGGTGGGCTATGACAGAATAGGGTGCTGGATGTGCCCCTCCTCCAGCGTGGCAGACCTGCACTCCCTGAAACACACACATCCCCAGCTCAGCAGGCGATGGGAGGAGGCGCTGCTCCACTATTCAAACACTCATGGGCTGAGCGATATGTGGGCAATGCTCGGGCTCTGGAGATGGAGTGAGCCACCCCAGGAGCTCGCACAGCTCGCACACAACCTCGGGATTGAGACGAGACCAACTCCATCCTCCACAACCCTCGAGTTCTCCATGACCTCTGGTGGCAGGACGTGCACTGGCGGGATCAGTGCCGAGGGCAGGTTCTCCTCTGGACTGGACATACCCATGCTCGCCGAGAGTGGACAGCTTCGCCCGCTTGGAAGGACGGTGTGCACGGAGGAGGTGGTAATCGTCCATGGAAAGAGGGCAACAGTGCACATATACGCCTCTGGCGCAGTGGTGGCAAGGGCTAAGGACGAGAAGGATGCCAAGAGGGCGCTGGAGCTTGCCGAAAAGCTCATCAGAAGGGCTTATGCGTGCACTGGATGTGGCGTGTGCATACCATACTGTCCAGTGGGAGCTATCTCAATCGAAAAGAGGGCAATGACCTCAGAGGAGTGTACATCGTGTGGCAGGTGCCTTGTGGCATGTCCAGCCATCCGATACGACCCTCTGAGCATATCAGAGGTGTAG